Proteins from one Streptosporangium becharense genomic window:
- a CDS encoding helix-turn-helix domain-containing protein: MDIGGDLAEARRSMGLTVGQLSARTRIREVIIQAIERNDFSACGGDFYARGHIRNIARVVGLDPEALVHRYDEEHGGVPLPVRAASIFQADTPIRIRERRSPNWTMAMAVALVIVVVFGVVRTMGGDGDTPTADVVPVPPAAPSAPAGSAPDSPRRTTPLAKSKRSDVVVLKVRAERSSWVEAEDANGRRLFAGVLGAGKTTVLRARKMKVTFADGGAVTLQMNGKNIGAPGRPGQVVNRSYAVSAAKEGRR; the protein is encoded by the coding sequence ATGGACATAGGCGGCGATCTGGCGGAGGCGCGACGGTCGATGGGGCTGACCGTCGGGCAGTTGAGCGCGCGGACGCGCATCCGCGAGGTGATCATTCAGGCGATCGAGCGGAACGACTTCTCCGCCTGCGGCGGCGATTTCTACGCCCGCGGGCACATCCGCAACATCGCCAGGGTCGTCGGGCTCGATCCCGAGGCCCTGGTGCACCGTTACGACGAGGAGCACGGGGGCGTGCCGCTGCCGGTCCGCGCCGCGAGCATCTTCCAGGCCGACACGCCCATCAGGATCCGCGAGCGCCGCTCGCCCAACTGGACCATGGCCATGGCGGTCGCGCTGGTCATCGTCGTCGTGTTCGGCGTGGTCCGGACGATGGGCGGCGACGGCGACACGCCGACCGCCGACGTCGTCCCGGTGCCTCCGGCCGCGCCGTCGGCTCCGGCCGGTTCGGCGCCCGACTCCCCGCGCCGGACGACGCCGCTGGCCAAGAGCAAGCGCAGCGACGTGGTCGTCCTGAAGGTCCGGGCGGAGCGGTCCTCGTGGGTGGAAGCCGAGGACGCGAACGGACGCAGGCTCTTCGCCGGAGTCCTCGGAGCGGGCAAGACCACCGTCCTGCGGGCCAGGAAGATGAAAGTCACCTTCGCCGACGGAGGAGCGGTGACCCTGCAGATGAACGGCAAGAACATCGGTGCCCCCGGGCGTCCCGGGCAGGTGGTCAACCGCTCCTACGCGGTCTCCGCGGCCAAGGAGGGCCGGCGCTGA
- a CDS encoding DNA translocase FtsK, with amino-acid sequence MATRTSKGASGKPSGRGPAGRPGSPSARTSPARRASTARPKAAASARRPAPARPDPIGWVLIMIGKLFMGVWMLLAGGIGSAARALGQNARELDPAHRRDGLGLAVFAGAIVLAAMTWRQSTGTVSGVVNAVMRGVFGSLTWLVPILLALLAWRLLRHPDQNADTGRMMIGWSALAVGVLGVVHVVHNTPYPSGGPSDGMDKVSAAGGMIGFVVSAPPASILPAFVTIPLLLILSGFGVLVITATPVHRIPERLAEIRHMLFNREAPARPRTPRKRPVTRKKPAADGSEPGDTVKPYDTPVVAGSQEDKLADHAPEIVPGLVTEEEPQAAMPVPAEPPVPTPAPRKVEQLVLSPQAGPYTLPDAQLLRPGSAPKPQTKANTVVVNALTSVLEQFAIDAQVIGFTRGPTVTRYEIELGPAVKVEKVTALTKNIAYAVKSADVRILSPIPGKSAIGVEIPNTDKDLVSLGDILRSQVAQADHHPMIVGLGKDVEGRTIVANLAKMPHLLIAGATGAGKSVCVNGLISSILMRATPDEVRMVLVDPKRVELSVYEGIPHLITPIITNPKKAAEALEWVVGEMDRRYDDLAASGFRHVDDFNKAVRSGKLVPPPGSERVYQPYPYLLVIVDELADLMMVAPRDVEDSIVRITQLARAAGIHLVIATQRPSVDVVTGLIKANVPSRLAFATSSLSDSRVILDQPGAEKLVGQGDALFLPMGASKPMRLQNAFISEKEITEIVAHCKAQMAAEYRDDVAAVSTAKKEIDEEIGDDLDLLVQAAELIVTTQFGSTSMLQRKLRVGFAKAGRLMDLLESRNVVGPSEGSKAREVLVKPDELAGLLADLRGE; translated from the coding sequence ATGGCCACCCGTACGTCTAAAGGCGCCTCAGGCAAGCCCTCCGGCAGAGGGCCCGCCGGCCGGCCCGGGTCCCCCTCGGCCCGCACGTCGCCCGCCCGGCGGGCCTCCACCGCGCGGCCGAAGGCCGCAGCCTCGGCCCGCAGGCCCGCCCCGGCGCGGCCCGATCCGATCGGCTGGGTCCTCATCATGATCGGCAAGCTGTTCATGGGGGTCTGGATGCTCCTCGCCGGGGGCATCGGCAGCGCGGCGCGGGCCCTGGGGCAGAACGCCCGCGAGCTCGACCCCGCGCACCGTCGCGACGGCCTCGGCCTCGCCGTGTTCGCCGGGGCGATCGTGCTGGCGGCCATGACCTGGCGGCAGAGCACCGGCACGGTCTCCGGTGTGGTCAACGCCGTCATGCGCGGTGTCTTCGGGTCGCTGACCTGGCTGGTCCCGATTCTGCTGGCCCTGCTGGCCTGGCGACTGCTGCGCCATCCGGACCAGAACGCCGACACCGGCCGGATGATGATCGGCTGGTCCGCCCTCGCCGTCGGCGTGCTCGGTGTCGTGCACGTCGTCCACAACACGCCGTACCCGTCGGGTGGCCCCTCGGACGGCATGGACAAGGTCTCGGCGGCGGGGGGGATGATCGGCTTCGTCGTCTCGGCGCCGCCGGCCAGCATCCTGCCCGCCTTCGTCACCATCCCGCTGCTACTGATCCTCTCCGGCTTCGGGGTGCTGGTGATCACCGCGACGCCGGTGCACCGGATCCCCGAACGGCTGGCGGAGATCCGGCACATGCTCTTCAACCGCGAGGCGCCGGCGCGGCCGCGCACCCCCAGGAAGCGGCCCGTCACGCGCAAGAAGCCGGCGGCCGACGGCTCCGAGCCGGGCGACACCGTCAAGCCGTACGACACCCCCGTGGTCGCCGGGTCGCAGGAGGACAAGCTCGCCGACCACGCGCCGGAGATCGTTCCCGGCCTGGTCACGGAGGAGGAGCCGCAGGCCGCCATGCCCGTGCCGGCCGAGCCGCCCGTGCCCACCCCGGCACCGCGCAAGGTCGAGCAGCTCGTGCTGTCACCGCAGGCCGGGCCCTACACCCTGCCCGACGCCCAGCTGCTGCGTCCCGGCAGCGCCCCCAAGCCGCAGACGAAGGCCAACACGGTCGTCGTCAACGCCCTCACCAGCGTGCTGGAGCAGTTCGCCATCGACGCCCAGGTGATCGGCTTCACCCGGGGACCGACGGTCACGCGCTACGAGATCGAGCTCGGCCCCGCGGTCAAGGTCGAGAAGGTCACCGCGCTCACCAAGAACATCGCCTACGCCGTCAAGTCCGCCGACGTCCGGATCCTGTCCCCCATCCCCGGCAAGTCGGCGATCGGCGTCGAGATCCCCAACACCGACAAGGATCTCGTCTCGCTGGGCGACATCCTGCGTTCCCAGGTCGCCCAGGCCGACCACCACCCGATGATCGTCGGGCTGGGCAAGGACGTCGAGGGACGCACGATCGTGGCCAACCTCGCCAAGATGCCGCACCTGCTCATCGCGGGCGCCACCGGTGCCGGAAAGTCGGTCTGCGTCAACGGTCTGATCTCCTCGATCCTGATGCGCGCCACACCGGACGAGGTGCGGATGGTCCTGGTCGACCCCAAGCGGGTCGAGCTGAGCGTGTACGAGGGCATCCCGCACCTCATCACGCCGATCATCACCAACCCCAAGAAGGCCGCCGAGGCCCTGGAATGGGTCGTCGGGGAGATGGACCGCCGCTACGACGACCTGGCCGCCAGCGGCTTCCGGCACGTCGACGACTTCAACAAGGCGGTGCGCTCGGGCAAGCTCGTGCCGCCCCCCGGCAGCGAACGGGTCTACCAGCCCTACCCCTACCTGCTGGTGATCGTCGACGAGCTCGCCGACCTGATGATGGTCGCCCCCCGCGACGTGGAAGACTCCATCGTCCGCATCACCCAGCTCGCCCGCGCCGCCGGGATCCACCTGGTCATCGCCACCCAGCGGCCCAGCGTGGACGTCGTCACCGGCCTGATCAAGGCCAACGTCCCCTCGCGGCTGGCGTTCGCCACCTCGTCGCTGTCCGACTCCCGGGTCATCCTCGACCAGCCGGGCGCCGAGAAGCTCGTCGGGCAGGGTGACGCGCTCTTCCTGCCGATGGGCGCCAGCAAGCCCATGCGCCTGCAGAACGCCTTCATCTCCGAGAAGGAGATCACCGAGATCGTCGCGCACTGCAAGGCCCAGATGGCGGCCGAGTACCGCGACGACGTCGCCGCCGTGTCGACCGCCAAGAAGGAGATCGACGAGGAGATCGGCGACGACCTCGACCTGCTCGTCCAGGCGGCCGAGCTGATCGTCACCACCCAGTTCGGCTCCACCTCGATGCTCCAGCGCAAGCTCCGGGTGGGCTTCGCCAAGGCGGGACGCCTGATGGACCTGCTGGAGAGCCGGAACGTGGTCGGCCCGAGCGAGGGGTCCAAGGCCAGGGAGGTCCTGGTCAAGCCCGACGAGCTTGCGGGGCTTCTGGCCGACTTGAGAGGAGAATGA
- a CDS encoding sodium:solute symporter family protein, with the protein MSALDWLVLGAYFLVMVAIGVWSKSRIKNVVDFFTAGGRIPWWLSGISHHMSGYSAIMFVAFAAVAYQYGLAMYVWWALTIGLGVGVGAFLWAARWNRLRSKHGVVSPLEYLARRYNLPTQQVLAYSGALLKVVDIAAKWVAIAILLRGFAGIPIRWGILVTGAVTLIYITAGGLWADVLTDFGQFVIQGVAGVAMFIAIMAHLDGVATLWTMWDKLPEGHGDPFNGPYTTTFFLALLFIKTFEYNGGMWNLAQRYMAASSGSEAKRSALLSSALWLIWPLILFIPMFAAPLIVPGLANAEEAYVRLAQTLLPPGVIGLVLAGFFSHTMAMVASDANVISSVITRDIAPVIVRRVRELSARAELTFARVTTFVFVLISMVIAISTEGQGVVLKIVVDLVAATMGPISIPLMLGMLPWFRRSGPTAAIVSWAAGLGVWAYVKWIVEAKDTAMVVGVPLVTSLVLYVAIGLLKPENRADRDALVDSLDTDADTAPERAGASG; encoded by the coding sequence ATGTCCGCACTCGACTGGCTCGTCCTTGGGGCGTACTTCCTTGTCATGGTCGCCATCGGCGTGTGGTCGAAGAGCCGCATCAAGAATGTGGTCGACTTCTTCACCGCCGGCGGCCGCATCCCCTGGTGGTTATCCGGCATCTCCCACCACATGTCGGGTTACAGCGCGATCATGTTCGTGGCGTTCGCGGCCGTCGCCTACCAGTACGGGCTGGCCATGTACGTCTGGTGGGCGCTGACCATCGGCCTCGGCGTCGGTGTCGGGGCCTTCCTCTGGGCGGCCCGGTGGAACCGGCTCCGGTCGAAGCACGGCGTGGTCTCCCCCCTGGAGTACCTCGCCAGGCGTTACAACCTGCCGACCCAGCAGGTGCTGGCCTACAGCGGCGCGCTGCTGAAGGTGGTGGACATCGCGGCCAAGTGGGTGGCGATCGCGATCCTGCTCCGGGGCTTCGCGGGGATCCCGATCCGGTGGGGAATCCTGGTCACCGGAGCCGTCACGCTGATCTACATCACGGCCGGGGGCCTGTGGGCGGACGTGCTCACCGACTTCGGGCAGTTCGTCATCCAGGGTGTCGCGGGCGTCGCCATGTTCATCGCGATCATGGCGCACCTGGACGGCGTCGCCACCCTGTGGACGATGTGGGACAAGCTTCCCGAAGGGCACGGCGACCCCTTCAACGGGCCCTACACGACGACGTTCTTCCTCGCCCTGCTCTTCATCAAGACCTTCGAGTACAACGGCGGAATGTGGAACCTCGCCCAGCGCTACATGGCCGCCTCCTCGGGCTCGGAGGCCAAGCGCTCGGCGCTGCTGTCGAGCGCGCTGTGGCTCATCTGGCCGCTGATCCTGTTCATCCCGATGTTCGCCGCGCCGCTCATCGTGCCCGGCCTGGCCAACGCCGAAGAGGCCTATGTACGGCTGGCGCAGACCCTGCTGCCGCCGGGTGTGATCGGCCTGGTGCTGGCGGGCTTCTTCTCGCACACCATGGCCATGGTCGCCTCCGACGCCAACGTGATCTCCTCGGTCATCACCCGGGACATCGCCCCGGTGATCGTCCGCCGGGTGCGCGAACTGTCCGCCCGGGCCGAACTGACCTTCGCCCGGGTGACCACGTTCGTCTTCGTACTGATCAGCATGGTGATCGCCATCTCGACCGAGGGTCAGGGCGTCGTACTGAAGATCGTGGTCGACCTGGTCGCGGCGACGATGGGACCGATCTCGATCCCGCTGATGCTGGGCATGCTGCCGTGGTTCCGGCGGAGCGGCCCGACCGCGGCGATCGTCTCCTGGGCCGCGGGCCTGGGCGTCTGGGCGTACGTGAAGTGGATCGTCGAGGCCAAGGACACCGCGATGGTGGTCGGCGTGCCGCTGGTGACGTCACTGGTCCTCTACGTGGCGATCGGGCTGCTGAAGCCGGAGAACCGCGCCGATCGCGACGCGTTGGTCGACTCCCTGGACACCGACGCCGACACCGCGCCGGAGCGGGCGGGTGCGAGCGGCTGA
- a CDS encoding tautomerase family protein — protein MQHNDPEVVMPNITVELLSGRTLDQRREFVAALTDAAVDILKARREAVRIVFTEIEKSDVANGGVLESDK, from the coding sequence ATGCAACACAATGATCCGGAGGTCGTCATGCCGAACATCACCGTCGAGCTGCTGTCGGGTCGGACCCTCGACCAGCGCCGCGAATTCGTGGCCGCGCTGACCGACGCGGCGGTGGACATCCTGAAGGCGCGCCGCGAGGCGGTGCGCATCGTCTTCACGGAGATCGAGAAGTCCGACGTCGCCAACGGTGGCGTCCTGGAGTCCGACAAGTAG
- a CDS encoding IclR family transcriptional regulator — MVREGSSIDKALAVLEAIAEHHRVTDIAAATGVSKSTVHRILQSLVEWGFARADGSGGYEPGPRILTLAGRVMNRFDPARQASVALNALHERIGYTTHFAIRSGDEAVYVDKLEGRRPYQMPSRVGMSLRLHCTAIGKAILAQLGEDEVRAICARTGMPAATPGTLTTPDGLVAHLAEVRARGYALDDEENLPGILCVAAPVFDHTGQVLGGISISALAMDMSREDVERFAPEVVAAAKEVSRALGAPEPVLRG, encoded by the coding sequence GTGGTCAGGGAAGGCAGCTCCATCGACAAGGCGCTGGCGGTGCTGGAGGCGATAGCCGAGCACCATCGCGTAACCGACATCGCCGCCGCGACGGGGGTGTCGAAATCGACCGTCCATCGCATCCTCCAGTCGCTCGTCGAGTGGGGGTTCGCGCGGGCGGACGGCAGCGGGGGTTACGAGCCCGGCCCCCGCATCCTCACACTGGCGGGGCGGGTCATGAACCGCTTCGACCCGGCCCGCCAGGCGTCCGTGGCGCTGAACGCCCTGCACGAGCGGATCGGCTACACCACGCACTTCGCGATCCGCAGCGGCGACGAAGCCGTCTACGTCGACAAGCTGGAGGGCCGGCGGCCGTACCAGATGCCCTCGCGCGTCGGCATGAGCCTGCGCCTGCACTGCACCGCGATCGGCAAGGCGATCCTCGCCCAGCTGGGCGAGGACGAGGTCCGCGCCATCTGTGCCCGCACGGGCATGCCCGCCGCCACGCCCGGCACCCTGACGACGCCGGACGGGCTCGTGGCCCATCTGGCCGAGGTGCGCGCCCGCGGCTACGCGCTGGACGACGAGGAGAACCTCCCCGGCATCCTGTGCGTGGCGGCCCCGGTCTTCGACCACACCGGTCAGGTGCTCGGCGGCATCTCCATCTCCGCCCTGGCGATGGACATGAGCCGCGAGGACGTCGAGCGGTTCGCCCCCGAGGTGGTCGCGGCGGCCAAGGAGGTCTCCCGCGCTCTCGGCGCTCCCGAACCGGTCCTGCGCGGCTGA
- a CDS encoding SDR family oxidoreductase: MFSLEGKTALVTGARTGIGRALAVGLAAAGADLVLHGRDDDLDEVEAEVREIGRRVSRWILDLSDPGRVPEAAGRLEPIDVLVNNAGIIRRAPAAEHPYDSFREVLDVNLDAVFLLSQAVGTRMLARGSGKIIMIASMLSFQGGVNVPGYTASKHAVAGLTRALACEWAGSGVQVNAIAPGYIRTNNTERLWDDPAREAEIRARIPAGRWGAPADLVGAAVFLASAASDYVNGHVLAVDGGWLAR; encoded by the coding sequence ATGTTCTCCCTGGAGGGCAAGACCGCGCTCGTCACCGGCGCGCGCACCGGGATCGGGCGGGCCCTGGCGGTGGGCCTGGCCGCGGCCGGGGCCGATTTGGTCCTGCACGGCCGTGACGACGACCTGGACGAGGTCGAGGCCGAGGTACGCGAGATCGGCCGGCGGGTCTCGCGGTGGATCCTCGACCTGTCGGACCCGGGACGCGTCCCCGAGGCCGCCGGGCGGCTGGAGCCGATCGACGTGCTGGTCAACAACGCGGGGATCATCCGCAGGGCTCCAGCCGCCGAACACCCCTACGACTCCTTCCGCGAGGTCCTCGACGTCAACCTGGACGCGGTCTTCCTGCTCAGCCAGGCCGTCGGGACGCGCATGCTGGCCCGCGGCTCCGGGAAGATCATCATGATCGCCTCCATGCTGTCCTTCCAGGGCGGCGTCAACGTCCCCGGCTACACCGCCTCCAAGCACGCCGTGGCCGGGCTCACCAGGGCTCTGGCCTGCGAGTGGGCGGGCTCCGGGGTGCAGGTCAACGCCATCGCCCCCGGCTACATCAGGACGAACAACACCGAACGCCTGTGGGACGACCCCGCGCGGGAGGCCGAGATCCGGGCACGCATCCCGGCGGGCCGCTGGGGTGCTCCGGCGGACCTCGTGGGAGCGGCCGTCTTCCTGGCGTCCGCTGCCTCCGACTACGTCAACGGGCACGTGCTGGCGGTGGATGGAGGCTGGTTGGCGCGCTGA
- the kduI gene encoding 5-dehydro-4-deoxy-D-glucuronate isomerase, with the protein MEVRHATAPDQIPGATTDWLRRRFLAERLFVPGEVRLLYSHEDRIVIGGAQPEDTPLRLHSPDPLRSDYFLQRRELGVVNVGEAGTVTVDGVSYGLAPRECLYAGRESREVTFEGGPFYLVSTPAHATLPTARATLEDAEPVRLGGRDGSNERTIYKYIHAKGVQSCQLVLGVTVLEPGSMWNTMPCHTHERRTEVYLYFDLPPGERVIHLMGRPDETRNLVVADRQAVISPSWSVHCGFGTRSYSFVWAMGGENQAFEDMEQVAIGEMR; encoded by the coding sequence ATGGAGGTACGGCACGCCACGGCACCCGACCAGATACCCGGGGCGACCACCGACTGGCTGCGCCGCCGGTTCCTGGCGGAGCGGCTCTTCGTGCCCGGGGAGGTCCGTCTGCTCTACTCCCACGAGGACCGGATCGTGATCGGCGGCGCGCAGCCGGAGGACACGCCGCTGAGGCTGCACAGCCCCGACCCGCTCAGGTCCGACTACTTCCTCCAGCGCCGTGAGCTGGGCGTGGTCAACGTGGGCGAGGCGGGCACGGTGACCGTCGACGGCGTGTCGTACGGGCTGGCGCCCAGGGAGTGCCTCTACGCCGGTCGCGAGTCGCGCGAGGTGACTTTCGAGGGCGGTCCGTTCTACCTGGTCTCCACCCCCGCGCACGCGACCCTGCCGACCGCGCGGGCGACGCTGGAGGACGCCGAGCCGGTGCGGCTGGGCGGCCGGGACGGGTCCAACGAACGCACGATCTACAAGTACATCCACGCCAAAGGCGTCCAGAGCTGTCAGCTCGTGCTGGGCGTGACCGTGCTGGAGCCCGGCAGCATGTGGAACACCATGCCCTGCCACACCCATGAGCGCCGGACCGAGGTCTACCTCTACTTCGACCTGCCGCCGGGGGAGCGGGTGATCCACCTGATGGGGCGGCCCGACGAGACCCGCAACCTGGTGGTCGCCGACCGGCAGGCGGTGATCTCGCCGTCCTGGTCGGTGCACTGCGGCTTCGGCACCCGGAGCTACTCCTTCGTCTGGGCCATGGGCGGGGAGAACCAGGCGTTCGAGGACATGGAGCAGGTCGCGATCGGCGAGATGCGCTGA
- a CDS encoding ribonuclease J, with translation MSHPHPELGPPPALPEGALRIVALGGLGEIGRNMAVFEYDGRLLIVDCGVLFPDLEQPGVDLILPDFEYIRDRLDDIEAVVLTHGHEDHIGAVPYLLRERRDIPIAGSRLTLALIEAKLTEHRIQPVKREVVEGERHSFGPFDCEFLAVNHSIPDALAVAIRTPAGIVLHTGDFRMDQLPSDGRLTDLGGFARLGAEGVDLLMSDSTNAEVPGFVTSEREIGPVIDEVIRTAENRVIVASFASHIHRVQQVMDSAAKHGRKVALVGRSMVRNMGVARELGYLRVSPNLIVDSRDIEDLPPRDVVLICTGSQGEPMAALSRMANRDHSIRIAEGDTVLLASSLVPGNETAVNKVINGLSRWGARVVHKGNAKVHVSGHAAAGELLYVLNMTRPSNFMPVHGEWRHLRAHAKLAALTGVPEDHIVIAEDGVVVDLVDGRARIVGAVPAGYVYVDGTSVGDITDFALKDRRILGEEGFVSIVIVIDTATGKLAAPPEIHARGSGIDATGFEEVLPQVERALQENAADGVVDIQQARRVVRRTVGRWVSDSYRRRPMIIPVVVEV, from the coding sequence ATGAGTCACCCCCATCCCGAACTGGGGCCGCCGCCCGCGCTTCCCGAGGGTGCGCTGCGCATCGTCGCGCTGGGCGGCCTGGGTGAGATCGGCCGCAACATGGCCGTGTTCGAGTACGACGGCCGGCTGCTGATCGTCGACTGCGGGGTGCTGTTCCCCGACCTCGAACAGCCGGGCGTCGACCTGATCCTGCCCGACTTCGAGTACATCCGCGACCGCCTCGACGACATCGAGGCCGTGGTGCTGACCCACGGGCACGAGGACCACATCGGCGCCGTGCCGTACCTGCTGCGTGAGCGGCGCGACATCCCGATCGCGGGGTCCAGGCTGACCCTGGCGCTCATCGAGGCCAAGCTCACCGAGCACCGCATCCAGCCGGTCAAGCGCGAGGTGGTGGAGGGCGAGCGGCACAGCTTCGGGCCGTTCGACTGCGAGTTCCTCGCCGTCAACCACTCCATCCCGGACGCGCTGGCGGTCGCGATCCGCACACCCGCGGGCATCGTGCTGCACACCGGCGACTTCCGGATGGACCAGCTGCCCAGCGACGGGCGCCTGACCGACCTGGGGGGCTTCGCCCGGCTCGGCGCCGAGGGCGTCGACCTGCTGATGTCCGACTCGACCAACGCCGAGGTGCCCGGGTTCGTCACCAGCGAGCGGGAGATCGGGCCGGTCATCGACGAGGTGATCCGCACCGCGGAGAACCGGGTGATCGTGGCGAGCTTCGCCTCCCACATCCACCGCGTGCAGCAGGTCATGGACTCCGCCGCCAAGCACGGCCGCAAGGTCGCCCTGGTCGGCCGTTCGATGGTGCGCAACATGGGCGTCGCCCGTGAGCTGGGTTACCTGCGGGTCTCCCCGAACCTCATCGTCGACTCCCGGGACATCGAGGACCTGCCGCCGCGGGACGTGGTGCTGATCTGCACCGGTTCGCAGGGGGAGCCGATGGCCGCGCTGTCGCGCATGGCCAACCGCGACCACTCGATCAGGATCGCCGAGGGCGACACGGTGCTGCTGGCCTCCTCGCTGGTGCCCGGCAACGAGACCGCCGTCAACAAGGTGATCAACGGCCTGAGCCGCTGGGGTGCGCGGGTGGTGCACAAGGGCAACGCCAAGGTGCACGTCTCCGGGCACGCCGCCGCAGGCGAGTTGCTGTACGTGCTGAACATGACCCGCCCGTCCAACTTCATGCCGGTGCACGGGGAGTGGCGCCATCTGCGGGCGCACGCCAAGCTCGCCGCGCTGACCGGGGTGCCCGAGGACCACATCGTGATCGCCGAGGACGGCGTCGTGGTGGACCTGGTCGACGGCCGGGCGCGGATCGTGGGTGCGGTGCCCGCCGGTTACGTCTACGTGGACGGCACCTCGGTGGGCGACATCACCGACTTCGCGCTGAAGGACCGGCGGATCCTGGGCGAGGAGGGGTTCGTCTCCATCGTCATCGTGATCGACACCGCCACCGGCAAGCTGGCCGCCCCGCCGGAGATCCACGCCCGAGGCTCGGGCATCGACGCCACGGGCTTCGAGGAGGTCCTGCCGCAGGTCGAGCGTGCCCTGCAGGAGAACGCGGCCGACGGGGTGGTCGACATCCAGCAGGCCCGCCGGGTGGTCCGCCGGACCGTCGGGCGGTGGGTGAGCGACAGCTACCGCCGCCGGCCGATGATCATCCCGGTGGTCGTCGAGGTCTGA
- the dapA gene encoding 4-hydroxy-tetrahydrodipicolinate synthase: protein MAAPTGTSDAPFGRMLTAMVTPFTRDGSVDYESAQRLATHLVDDQRNDGLVVSGTTGESPTTTDDEKERLLRAVVEAVGDRAAIVAGAGTNDTHHSLGLARAAERAGAHGLLLVTPYYSKPSQEGIYRHFTAVADATGLPVMLYDIPGRSGVPIGSETLVRLARHERIVAVKDAKADLFAGSQVMAATGLAYYSGDDALNLPWLSVGAAGCVSVVGHVVGTEIAAMIELYRTGDVAGALAVHRRLLPVISGIMMQAGGVVMAKAALSLVGWPAGPVRLPLAEATDAEVARLREDLIAGGVKLSDGVVA from the coding sequence ATGGCAGCGCCAACTGGAACCTCCGACGCCCCCTTCGGCCGCATGCTGACCGCCATGGTCACGCCCTTCACCCGTGACGGATCGGTCGACTACGAGAGCGCGCAGCGCCTGGCCACCCACCTGGTGGACGACCAGCGCAACGACGGCCTGGTCGTGAGCGGCACGACAGGGGAGTCGCCGACGACGACCGACGACGAGAAGGAGCGCCTGCTGCGCGCCGTCGTCGAGGCGGTCGGCGACCGCGCCGCGATCGTGGCCGGGGCGGGAACCAACGACACCCACCACAGCCTCGGGCTGGCCCGCGCCGCCGAGCGCGCCGGGGCCCACGGTCTCCTGCTGGTGACGCCCTACTACAGCAAGCCGTCGCAGGAGGGGATCTACCGGCACTTCACGGCCGTGGCCGACGCCACGGGGCTGCCGGTCATGCTCTACGACATCCCCGGCCGCAGCGGCGTGCCGATCGGGAGCGAGACCCTGGTGCGGCTCGCCCGGCACGAGCGGATCGTCGCGGTGAAGGACGCCAAGGCCGACCTGTTCGCCGGTTCCCAGGTGATGGCGGCCACCGGCCTGGCCTACTACTCCGGTGACGACGCCCTCAACCTGCCGTGGCTCTCGGTCGGGGCCGCGGGATGCGTCAGCGTGGTCGGCCACGTCGTGGGCACCGAGATCGCCGCGATGATCGAGCTGTACCGAACCGGGGACGTCGCGGGTGCCCTCGCCGTCCACCGCAGGCTGCTCCCGGTGATCTCCGGGATCATGATGCAGGCCGGCGGCGTGGTCATGGCGAAGGCGGCGCTGTCCCTGGTCGGGTGGCCCGCGGGGCCGGTACGGCTGCCCCTGGCGGAGGCCACGGACGCGGAAGTGGCGCGACTGCGCGAAGACTTGATCGCCGGCGGCGTGAAGCTGTCCGACGGAGTTGTGGCATGA
- a CDS encoding GntR family transcriptional regulator — translation MASSDPVYLRVVADIRRQIVDGSLPPGALIPSRARLTRKYGVGETAARHALRVLAAEGLIVGRVGSGHYVRDRPALVPLHRWRPYDRLPFGADAHPQGGRPGWDRRTDTAEATPDIARRLRLDEFAPVIRTRYVLRGEGRPVQLATSYEPVESAHEDGARGPGPRPPMAGATVTEIVEQVYTRVPQPAESDVLALPAGVHVLHVERTHWAGDRPVETSDIVIPGDRFRLVYTHPLHA, via the coding sequence GTGGCCAGTTCCGATCCTGTCTACCTGCGCGTCGTCGCCGACATCCGCCGTCAGATCGTCGACGGTTCCCTTCCGCCCGGCGCCCTCATCCCCTCCCGCGCTCGGCTCACCAGGAAGTACGGCGTGGGCGAGACCGCCGCCCGGCACGCGCTCCGCGTGCTCGCCGCCGAAGGACTGATCGTCGGCCGGGTCGGCTCGGGCCACTACGTGCGAGACCGGCCGGCGCTGGTCCCTCTGCACCGCTGGCGCCCGTACGACCGTCTCCCCTTCGGGGCCGACGCCCATCCCCAGGGGGGCCGTCCGGGCTGGGACCGCCGGACCGATACCGCGGAGGCCACCCCCGACATCGCCCGGCGTCTCCGGCTGGACGAATTCGCCCCGGTCATCCGCACCCGGTACGTCCTGCGCGGCGAAGGCAGGCCGGTGCAGCTCGCCACCTCCTACGAACCCGTCGAGTCCGCGCACGAGGACGGGGCACGCGGCCCCGGCCCCCGCCCGCCCATGGCCGGCGCCACGGTGACCGAGATCGTGGAGCAGGTCTATACCCGCGTCCCACAGCCCGCCGAGAGCGACGTCCTCGCCCTGCCCGCGGGTGTGCACGTCCTCCACGTCGAGCGCACCCACTGGGCCGGCGACCGCCCGGTGGAGACCAGTGACATCGTCATCCCCGGCGACCGCTTCCGCCTCGTCTACACCCACCCCCTGCATGCCTGA